The sequence below is a genomic window from Candidatus Thiodiazotropha endoloripes.
ATCTCTTACCGAATCATTCATTGCCGGACTCAAACAGGCCAATCTTAAACACGGTAAAGTTGAACCTTTCGCCACACCCCGACGGTTGGCCCTGCTGGTCAGGGACTGTGATGTTCGACAACCCGACAGTGAGATGGAGCGTCGCGGACCCGCCGTTCAGGCCGCATTCGACGATGCGGGCAACCCCACCAAAGCGGCTGAGGGTTTTGCACGATCCTGTCAGACAACCGTCGATCAGTTGCAACGACAGAAGACCGACAAAGGGGAGTGGCTGAGCTACCGTGTTCACTCAAAAGGCAAGCCTGCAGAAGAACTGCTCCCGGAGATCGCCACTCAGGCTCTCAACAAACTGCCGATACCCAAGCGCATGCGCTGGGGTGATTCGGATGCCCAGTTTGTACGTCCGGTTCATTGGCTGCTGTTTCTGCTCGGAGATCAGGTGGTACCCTGCACACTGCTCGATGCAGAAGCGGACCGCTTGACCTATGGTCATCGCTTTCACCATCCCAATGCAATCACCATCTACAACCCTCAGGATTACGCCTCCGTACTGCAAGATCTGGGCTACGTAATCGCGGATTTCGAACTCCGTAAACAGAAAATCTCGGAATCTGTACAGCAGAGTGCATCCGAGCTTGATGGCGTGGCCGATCTGGATACCGATCTTCTGGATGAAGTCACCGCACTCAATGAGTGGCCACTACCGATTACCGCCAGCTTCGAAGAGCGGTTTCTGGCGGTACCTCAGGAGGCCCTGGTCGCCACCATGAAAGGCAACCAGAAGTACTTTCCACTGTTCACCGGTGACGGCCAGCTGATGAACCATTTCATCACCATCGCCAATATCGACAGCCCTCAACCGGAACTGATCCGGGAGGGTAACGAAAGGGTAATCAGACCGCGCCTGGCGGATGCCATGTTTTTCTGGGAACAGGATGGCAAAAAATCCCTCGCAGATCACCAGGAATCCCTCAAACATGTGGTCTTTCAGAATCAGCTGGGCAGCATGTACGACAAATCACAGCGGGTTGCCGAACTGGCAAAACGCATTGCTGAGGAGAGTGGTGGTGACAGTGAGCTGGCCTATCGTGCCGGACTGCTGAGCCGTTGCGATCTGATGACCAACATGGTCTACGAGTTCCCCGAGATGCAGGGCATCATGGGTCGATATCAGGCTCAGCGTGATGGGGAACCCGATGAGCTGGCACAGGCGCTGGACGAGTTCTACATGCCGAGATTTTCCGGAGATCAACTACCGCAGACTGCAACAGGCATCGCCATCTCATTAGCCGAAAAACTCGATACCCTGGTGGGTATCTTCGGCATCGGCCAAAAGCCTACCGGCGACAAGGATCCGTTCGCCCTGCGACGCGCTGCACTCGGTGCACTGCGTATCATACGTGAGCACTCACTTAAACTGGACCTGCCAGCACTACTTGAATCAGTCGTAGAATCATTAGGTGACAAGCTGACTGAGGAGAAGCTGGCCGCATCCGTCTATCAGTTCATGTTGGAGCGTCTCAAAGGCATCTACAGTGAGTTGGGTATCAGCGTGGATCTGTTTCAATCCGTTGCCGACGTCTCGCCCAAGACCCTCGCCGATTTCGATCAACGGGTGTGGGCCATCGAGGCCTTCAGCAAGTTGCCGGAGGCGGAAAGTCTGTCAGCGGCAAACAAACGTATACGCAATATTCTGAAGAAGAGCAATGATCCGCTGGCGGATAGAGCTGACCCAGCCCTCTATGAGGATCAGGCCGAGCATCAGCTCGCTCAAAAAATGGATGAACTGGCACCCTTGGCACAACCGCTTTTCGAAAAAGGTGAGTATGCCAAAGGGCTGCAGATACTCGCGGGTTTGAGAGAACCGGTGGACAACTTCTTCGATCAGGTGATGGTCATGACCGATGATCAGAAGATACGTACCAACCGTTTGTCACTGCTCTCCCAACTGGAGAGACTGTTTCTCTCTGTCGCAGACATCACCCGTCTGCAGGTACAGGAAAACCAGTCATGAATGAGGACTCCTACCAGCAGATGCTGGCAGCGGTACAGGCCTTTCACGACAAACATCGATTTCGTGAAACTGGTGGTGAAGAGATGAACTACCGGGTAGCGCTGATGGCTGAAGAGCTGGGGGAGGTCTCCGCCTGTGTCACCAAGGGGAAACCGAAAAGCGAGCTGGCAGAAGAGGTAGCCGATCTGCTGATCCTGGTAATGGGTACTGCCATTGCCCAGGATTTTGACCTCAACAAGGCGTTCTGGGAGAAGCTCGCTAAGCTCGATAAACGGGATTCCCGAATGATCAACGGACGAGTGCGAGTCTCTGAATTCAGAGATCAAGACTGCTAGTAAGCACTTACTTCATGAAACTGATAATTCTAGACAGGGATGGGGTGATCAATCAGGATTCCGACGCTTACATCAAACATCCGGACGAGTGGCAGCCAATTGACGGCAGCCTCGATGCCATCGCCAGGCTGAGCCGTGCTGGTTACCGGGTATTTGTCGCAACCAATCAGTCTGGTCTGGCCCGGGGTCTGTTCGATATTGAGACGTTGAATCGGATTCATCAGAAAATGGTCGACGCGGTACAGCAGGTCGGAGGACATATCGAAGCTATTGTTTTCTGCCCCCATGGACCGGATGAGGGATGTGACTGCCGCAAGCCCGGTAGCGGACTCTATGAGGCTATCGCTGAGCGCAGCCAGACAGGATTGAGGGATGTGCCGATAGTCGGTGATTCTCTGAGAGATCTTGAAGCTGCCGCCAAAGTCGGCGCGCAGCCCATACTGGTACGAAGCGGCAATGGCGAGAAAACCGTCAAACAACTTTCAGGTAAGCTGGCACAAACACCAGTCTACGAAAACCTAAACAGCTACGCGCTACAACTCATCAATGAGATGGACCCCCAATGATCCTGCTTAGATCGATTCTCTATTTCACTTTTCTGGTGATTACCACCATCGTCATTGCCACCGTTGGCAGTCTGGTCGCCTGGGCATTACCGAGAAAATATGTTCATTTTTTCGATACCACTTGGAGCCGTCTCAATCTCTGGGCACTGAAATTCTTTTGTGGCTTGACCTATCGGGTCACAGGTATGGAGAATCTGCCGGAAAACAACTGCATCATCTTTGCCAAGCATCAATCAGCCTGGGAGACCATTGCCCTGATCAGTGTCATACCCGGTGCCAAATCCTGGGTTTTGAAAAGGGAGTTACTGTTCGTACCATTCTTTGGCTGGATCATGGTCTACTTCCGACC
It includes:
- the gmhB gene encoding D-glycero-beta-D-manno-heptose 1,7-bisphosphate 7-phosphatase codes for the protein MKLIILDRDGVINQDSDAYIKHPDEWQPIDGSLDAIARLSRAGYRVFVATNQSGLARGLFDIETLNRIHQKMVDAVQQVGGHIEAIVFCPHGPDEGCDCRKPGSGLYEAIAERSQTGLRDVPIVGDSLRDLEAAAKVGAQPILVRSGNGEKTVKQLSGKLAQTPVYENLNSYALQLINEMDPQ
- a CDS encoding nucleoside triphosphate pyrophosphohydrolase family protein; its protein translation is MNEDSYQQMLAAVQAFHDKHRFRETGGEEMNYRVALMAEELGEVSACVTKGKPKSELAEEVADLLILVMGTAIAQDFDLNKAFWEKLAKLDKRDSRMINGRVRVSEFRDQDC
- the glyS gene encoding glycine--tRNA ligase subunit beta, coding for MADQADLLFELGTEELPPKALKRLSQSLTESFIAGLKQANLKHGKVEPFATPRRLALLVRDCDVRQPDSEMERRGPAVQAAFDDAGNPTKAAEGFARSCQTTVDQLQRQKTDKGEWLSYRVHSKGKPAEELLPEIATQALNKLPIPKRMRWGDSDAQFVRPVHWLLFLLGDQVVPCTLLDAEADRLTYGHRFHHPNAITIYNPQDYASVLQDLGYVIADFELRKQKISESVQQSASELDGVADLDTDLLDEVTALNEWPLPITASFEERFLAVPQEALVATMKGNQKYFPLFTGDGQLMNHFITIANIDSPQPELIREGNERVIRPRLADAMFFWEQDGKKSLADHQESLKHVVFQNQLGSMYDKSQRVAELAKRIAEESGGDSELAYRAGLLSRCDLMTNMVYEFPEMQGIMGRYQAQRDGEPDELAQALDEFYMPRFSGDQLPQTATGIAISLAEKLDTLVGIFGIGQKPTGDKDPFALRRAALGALRIIREHSLKLDLPALLESVVESLGDKLTEEKLAASVYQFMLERLKGIYSELGISVDLFQSVADVSPKTLADFDQRVWAIEAFSKLPEAESLSAANKRIRNILKKSNDPLADRADPALYEDQAEHQLAQKMDELAPLAQPLFEKGEYAKGLQILAGLREPVDNFFDQVMVMTDDQKIRTNRLSLLSQLERLFLSVADITRLQVQENQS